TGAAGAATGAATTTGTGActttaggtttagggtttttatttatgattccGTCGAGAAAATAAAGGGAAATTGACAATATCGAAAGATTTAGAAAACGGAGATTCTTGGCTTGTTTCTCAAGCGAGAAAGACTAAAATTATTTCTCATTTATGACTAAAATACCCTTGGAACTCTTTATAAAGTCGAAGAGTAAATGCGTCATTTGTCAACACTTAAGACCAGGTCAGCGTCTATCTCACAAAGACCACTTTACCCTTCCGGCGcaaaaaaggacaaaaaagaGATAGATAAGAGTTGTTTAATCTTCGCCGTCAAAAACTTAAATCGAATGGTTCAAGAATAGATGAAGGATTCAAACGAAGAACACAAATCTGCATATCGGCACAGAACAAAACCAATAAGATATTTACCTAATTCCCACCCAAAACTCTGCTTTAGTATGTCGGCGACAATTCTCTCGTAAAGAAAATCTCTGACGGTATGTATCACTGAAAATTTCCGATAGAAACTTCGTGATTTGATCGGAGATGGAGACCGTAACCGAAACCTCTTAGCTTTCGCCAGAGAGAAATTAGGACAGAACAGAAACCAGACTCTTTTAGTTCTTTTGCATTTGTCTTTGTGGTCAAATGGTTTATTCATATGCGGTAAGGCGCACGGAAGATTTAATACATCCCTGATAATATTCGTTCGATGAAACAATCGGAGAGTGATGACGCCATTGTTTACTAATCCAACGGTGGTGATTGGAAGTTTTTTGATGAGATAAAGTGGATATAAAATGGGTGGGGTTATCAACTTTTTATGGTGTTTGTGGATTACGATAAAGTTGGTTCGAGTTCGTGAAGATAATCGGTTTTATATGAACCGGGTTTGGTTTGTGGGGACATGCTTAGCTGGTTGGACGGTGACGTAACAGtaggataaagaaaaaaggtggCGCGTTTGTCCCGACGCGATTAGTCCATCGCTCTTTTGATTTGATCGGAATGTGATGATATGTTGTTCCAAATGTACTCTTTCTTCCTTGGGCCTTTTCaattatctctttcttttcttcgcTAAAACGaccggattttaaaagtggtCAGGTCTTTTCTCACTGAGTTTACTTGCAAATATCAACATGACTAAATCGTTTTAATTTACGTAAAGTGTTTTGGACACCACTATATCTAATCTTGAGCTATAATTTGTTTATGCTTGTCCTTAAAATCGAGACTAATTCAATTTCCATTTATCTGGTTTGGAAACGACTAATCGAAATCCAAAATCATCGAACGCTATCATTCAAGACGTTATATTAGCAAGCGACTCTCACTCGCGACTGCATCCTTTTTTTTGGATCCAATACTGACCATAAGGTCCACaaccaaattaaatttgatatagttTGTGAATTGTTTATAGGGTCCATAAGCTTCTTAGTTCTTATGCTCCTCTTTGGTATGGTATTAATACTTCAAAACGTAGCTATCTAATCTATATATCATCTATCGATATGTTCATTTTTACAGGGAGTCTTGttcttatattttgcttaCAAGTATCAACTTTGGTTGCGTTTCATTCTCTTGTTCGATCCTCtcgttttcttttatgttatgctccgtaatatatataaattgccTTCAAGCAACTAAAtttcaataattaaatatgttaCGTATTTCTTCTGTCAGTACGATGTATGTACGCACCGTAACGGCAAAGCGAAAATAAAGCGCCGGTCTAAAGCAACTCTGCTTACACATTTATCGGTGGTTCGTGACGGAGCAACAGCTATTAGCCACTCATATGTCTCCACATGTTTGACTACGACACCGGTTTAATAAGTTGAAACTAAACCACCTAATTATAAGgatatcattttttaaaagtttttaaagctAAGAACGGAAACGAATAATAAAGATTCTTTCTTCTAACCCCATTCGCTCTCTCCGATCAACACAACATTTGATCTAACGGTTTAATTTTCTCGAGAAACCGAAGGAAAACAAACAGAGGTGCATAACGATTCTGACGGAAacttttgagatattttttttagagcCAAAAGGATtcactttttttggttttatcttcGCATCGATCTATGACGTACAGCAATGGCGTCGATGGGACGGTGCCTGAGCTGAAATTGAGAGTCGAAGAAGATTCCGATAATGGTGATTATCTGAAATTGAGAGGAGgatcaaatgaagaagatgaaggatcATCGGCGGAATCATCGAGATGTCCGATAGGATCGGTTACTTCTGTCTGGTTCTGGGTGAAATTGATCTCCTTGGTCGTTTGTTTGGGTTCATTGGCCTTTGTTATCATCAAATGGGTTGGTCCCTTTTTGATTGAAAaggttcgttttttttttgtctctcgAAGATCTGATGCTTATTGGTTACATTTGATTGGATTAGGGTATGCATAATGATTCTGGTTTCTGCTGggtttttaattgttgaaaattagggttcttgaatTACATGTATGAGTATGTGTTTATAAGGAAGGTTATTCATTTATCATCATTAATGTTGGTGTGATTTGTTTCAGGAGCTGATTCCATTTATAAATTGGGTGAGAAACACATTCAGCATACCGGTTCTCGGTCTTCTACTATTTGCCTCAGTGGCATTGTTTCCAAgcattcttcttccttcttccccTTCCATGTGGATGGCTGGTCTTACATTTGGTTATGGAAAAGGGTTTCTTCTGATTTTATCAGCTGCTTCCATCGGTGTTACTCTTCCTTTCTTAATTGGACATCTCTTCCTCCACAAGATGCAAGTAAGCATCATCATCCCATACTCTTTGTTCGGATACTTATTATTAAGCTTGTACCATGAGATGATCAATTTggactttttttctttcttgtcatTTGTGCAGGAATGGTTGAAGAAATACCCTAAAAAAGCAGCCATACTTAGAGCTGCTGGTGAAGGAACCTGGTTTCATCAGTTTCAAGCAGTCACACTAATCCGTGTCTCTCCATTTCCTTACATCATTTACAACTACTGCGCTTTAGCGACTGGAGTTCATTATGGTCCTTATATCTTAGGCTCTCTTGTTGGAATGGTTCCTGAGATCTTTGTCTCAATTTACACGTACAtgcctctctctctttctctatgtCTCTTGTCTCAATGTTTAAGGCATGTTCTGCAGAATCTTAAGACTGGTGGTTTTCTGTTTTGGGATATTTGCAGGGGTATAATGCTAAGGACACTAGCAGTTGCATCAGACACGAGACACACACTTTCGGTTGTGGAGATAGTCGTGAATGTTCTTGGCTTCTGTGTAACTGCGAGCGCGACTATAGTCTGCACAATCTAtgcgaagaagaagctaagtGCGATGCAATCAGAGGACGTAGAGACATTACAAAATCCAATACTTTATTAACTCTTTTCACCATGACCACAACATACCATCATCTAACACGATCTTgaaattgataatatataatgtttttttttttttttgttattcttattcatttgaaaatgaatatttatgtctttttctcttgtatatatgatatgtatcaattgaattttgaaaatttccaatGTATATTTATTAGATCATCtaagtctttttctttccttgcaTATAATCCACCTTATGTATCATGGAACAATGTCTTGTTGGGTTTTgttcaaaagtaaaaacaaaaatgatccATGAAGACTGTGTGTCCTCCTATGTTCCATGAAATTTATGTATCAAATGATCTTTGGAGCTAACTTCGATGCTGAGTGTCAATGATGACGTCATCTGTTTCGGTTTTGTTGACAGAGTAGTCAACGCGAGAACCTCTGTGATGTTTGGGTTTAGTGCCACGTTATTGGGCCGTCGGACCAACTGCGCCAACTTCAATTTCATATGGATAGGTTTGGATCAATTTCATATGGATCATATGATACGTTTGATGTATTTAACAAGGAATAATTTCCTGGCAATTTTTATTACTTGGTCTGAATAATGATGTAACGagtgaagaaaatatatagcGTATCTTAAAATTAAGCATAAGTATTGAAAATCATCGAAAAAAGGAGCAAATCTGGCTTCATATAGTGAAAATATTGCTATGAAAGTCTCTGATAgaccttaaaaaaaaaaaaaagcaaaccCGTTTACTATATGAGCCATGTCTTGCACACCAGTCTCAAACCACAATAATATCttcaaaacaatcaagaaagaaatggaaaaaaaggaagaagaacaaaatgattaaacaaactcagtaaaacagagagaacaaaagctacagaaacaaacaaataacagAAAGACGTTTACTTTTGGTCACTCACTTGTCTCTGTCTCTAATTCTCTTCCCTTTTTCTAAAACCCATTAGTTTCCAAAAGTTTGATTTGGACCTCAACTAATGAATTAACCCCAAGCATTTCACAAAATGAAACCTACTCTCACTCAATGATCTCATCATAAGCCATGTAACATTCAACATTGCCTAAAAATAACTCATTCATTCTTACTTCACAAGTAATTTATCTTACTCCAAATAACATCTCATCATTTGAATCGAATATTAAATGTACAGTTCTCTGTTCATCATGCATTCAATATGTTTGTAACCACCAATTGAGATTGGGGACCATAActacttgtttttttcttcatgaaaAATTGAGAATTCATATACTCCATTTTTGTGAAAAGAATTAGGTAGGGATTATTTAATGGCAAAAATGGTTGGTGAAGGAGAGAATAAATGCTTTGGTAAGAAGTACAGACAAGCCAGACACTCTCCTCCATTACATACACATATAGACGATTGAACAAAGCAGGCAcgtgcttcttcttcatttggtGGAAGCCAGAGAGTGTGAGAAAGACTGAATTTAATACATTCACCAGTTTACTTTCCAGCCAAGGCACACACTCTCTTCTCTATAATGCTTAGATGAGACTAGCCTGACAAcaaattccttcttcttttgtccatttttttgttcaaaaactTGCAAATACTCTTGAATCtgtgattctttcttcttttgtcgtttcttgagaatgttgacTTTGGTCGGTAAAATTTTCTAGCCGTTAAGGATGACTAAGTAAATGCAGAAGCAGCTCAAAAGTTCTCACCTTTAGCTCAATCCCAAGAAAAATCAacggttttgttttataaatgcAGCTACTTGTTCTTGGTTCTGGTGTTAGAGAACAAATCCCAATTTGGAGCTCGGGTTTAatttcgggttcgggtttGGATCATGAACCGATAATGTCAATTGGGTAGGATCCGTTTATGAGCTGAATATGAGAAAGGTTCAtctttttctggttttggttCATTTCATCTACATTTCAACTTCTCGCTCTGATTCCATCAGTGAACGAGACATTCTGCTTCAGTTCAAAGGCAGTATCAGTGACGATCCATACAACAGCTTGGCTTCTTGGGTTTCCGATGGTGACCTCTGCAATAGCTTCAATGGAATCACTTGTAACCCACAAGGTTTCGTGGACAAAATCGTTCTGTGGAACACAAGTCTCGCCGGAACCTTAGCTCCGGGATTGTCAAATCTAAAGTTTATTCGAGTTCTGAACTTGTTTGGCAACAGGTTTACAGGTAATTTACCGTTGGATTACTTCAAGTTGCAAACTTTGTGGACGATTAATGTTAGTTCCAATGCGTTGTCTGGTCCGATTCCGGAGTTTATTAGTGAATTGTCTAGCTTAAGGTTTCTAGACTTGTCTAAAAATGGTTTCACCGGAGAGATTCCGGTTTCTCTGTTTAAGTTCTGTGACAAGACCAAATTTGTTTCACTGGCTCATAACAATATCTTTGGATCAATCCCTGCTTCAATTGTAAACTGTAACAACCTCGTAGGATTTGATTTCTCTTACAATAATCTGAAGGGAGTGTTGCCGCCTAGGATTTGTGATATTCCTGTGCTTGAATATATCTCAGTGAGAAACAATTTGTTGTCTGGTGATGTCTCTGAGGAGATACAGAAATGTCAGAGGTTGATTCTTGTTGATTTAGGAAGCAATTTGTTTCATGGATTAGCGCCTTTTGCGGTTCTTACGTTCAAGAACATAACTTATTTCAATGTCTCTTGGAACCGATTTGGTGGTGAGATTGGAGAGATAGTTGAT
This sequence is a window from Arabidopsis thaliana chromosome 1 sequence. Protein-coding genes within it:
- a CDS encoding SNARE associated Golgi protein family (SNARE associated Golgi protein family; CONTAINS InterPro DOMAIN/s: SNARE associated Golgi protein (InterPro:IPR015414); BEST Arabidopsis thaliana protein match is: SNARE associated Golgi protein family (TAIR:AT4G22850.1); Has 1732 Blast hits to 1729 proteins in 535 species: Archae - 6; Bacteria - 860; Metazoa - 122; Fungi - 106; Plants - 250; Viruses - 0; Other Eukaryotes - 388 (source: NCBI BLink).), which translates into the protein MTYSNGVDGTVPELKLRVEEDSDNGDYLKLRGGSNEEDEGSSAESSRCPIGSVTSVWFWVKLISLVVCLGSLAFVIIKWVGPFLIEKELIPFINWVRNTFSIPVLGLLLFASVALFPSILLPSSPSMWMAGLTFGYGKGFLLILSAASIGVTLPFLIGHLFLHKMQEWLKKYPKKAAILRAAGEGTWFHQFQAVTLIRVSPFPYIIYNYCALATGVHYGPYILGSLVGMVPEIFVSIYTGIMLRTLAVASDTRHTLSVVEIVVNVLGFCVTASATIVCTIYAKKKLSAMQSEDVETLQNPILY